The following proteins are co-located in the Escherichia fergusonii ATCC 35469 genome:
- the tcyL gene encoding cystine ABC transporter permease, translating into MQESIDLVIESLPYLLKGAVFTLQLSIGGMFFGLLLGFILALMRLSPVGPLRWLARFYISIFRGTPLIAQLFMIYYGLPQFGIELDPVPSAMIGLSLNTAAYAAETLRAAISSIDKGQWEAAASIGMTPWQTMRRAILPQAARVALPPLSNSFISLVKDTSLAATIQVPELFRQAQLITSRTLEVFTMYLAASLIYWIMATVLSTLQNYFENQLNRQEREPK; encoded by the coding sequence ATGCAAGAAAGTATTGATTTAGTAATTGAATCCTTGCCATATCTACTCAAAGGTGCGGTCTTTACTCTGCAATTAAGTATTGGCGGGATGTTTTTTGGGCTGCTGCTTGGGTTTATTCTTGCGTTAATGCGGCTTTCTCCGGTTGGGCCACTGCGCTGGCTGGCACGGTTTTATATCTCGATTTTTCGTGGCACGCCGCTTATTGCACAGCTATTTATGATCTATTACGGTTTGCCGCAGTTTGGTATTGAACTCGATCCGGTGCCGTCGGCAATGATTGGTTTGTCATTAAACACGGCGGCATATGCTGCCGAGACTTTACGGGCAGCTATTTCTTCTATTGATAAAGGGCAGTGGGAAGCGGCAGCCAGTATTGGTATGACGCCCTGGCAAACGATGCGCCGGGCAATTTTGCCCCAGGCAGCACGTGTGGCATTACCCCCACTGAGCAACAGTTTTATCAGTCTGGTGAAAGACACTTCGCTGGCGGCGACGATTCAGGTGCCAGAGTTGTTCCGTCAGGCACAGTTGATCACCTCGCGTACGCTGGAAGTGTTCACGATGTATCTGGCGGCCTCCCTGATTTACTGGATCATGGCAACAGTGCTTTCTACCCTGCAAAACTATTTCGAAAATCAACTTAACCGCCAGGAGAGAGAGCCGAAATGA